One window of Botrimarina mediterranea genomic DNA carries:
- a CDS encoding elongation factor G: MPADLTKLRNIGVIAHIDAGKTTVTERMLFVSSAKHRVGEVDKGTTTTDDDAEEAERGITIYSACVQFPWKDVRVNLIDTPGHVDFTAEVERSLRVLDGAVVVFSAREGVEAQSETVWRQANRYHVPRIALINKMDREGANWEEVLSEIESRLGAKPVAIQIPAGQGPPHVANPFRGIIDLIKQKLITFPGGKDSREVVESPIPDEFADDAALYRDQMLEQLYGYSDELMELALGGEEIPEALIRKVLRSATVHLQIQPVLCGSALHGMGVEPLLDAVAAYLPHPLEMPPVEGVDPTGKAVKGKSKRRAGSVSDRSSGGEESPEGGEPVKKLVRKPDIAEPFCGLVFKILPYKTGDLYWVRVYSGELKPNSRVLNPGKDLKENVAQIWRIHASKKDEQLDHAEAGDIVALLGLRDSVTGDTLCDTRTPILLESIEFPDTVISMAIEAENSEEKKKLAGVLEMLRKQDPTFRAIENEETGETLISGMGELHLEVIQHRLARDFGLKFRARQPRVSYRESVARKVEVTGECNRNTNGVQHTAAVRLRVEPFTPTGPLAHVAPPVVVSVDPAAATTGGLTSEFVNLVVEELESATEGGGTLGFPLLRLKVTVLGGEVHETDSTDIAFRTAASLAFDKGLREAGVVMLEPIMALQITTPDEHMGDLVGDLQQRRAMIERTEQRGGATVIHAQAPLANLFGYSSAMRSLSQGRAGCSMTPSDYAPAPDDVVQKFLGE, encoded by the coding sequence ATGCCCGCTGACTTAACCAAGCTCCGCAACATCGGCGTCATTGCCCACATCGATGCGGGCAAGACGACCGTTACTGAGCGGATGCTGTTCGTCAGCTCGGCCAAGCACCGTGTCGGCGAGGTCGATAAAGGGACCACGACCACCGACGACGACGCCGAGGAAGCCGAGCGCGGCATCACGATCTACTCGGCGTGCGTGCAGTTCCCGTGGAAGGACGTCCGGGTCAACCTGATCGACACGCCGGGGCACGTCGACTTCACGGCCGAGGTCGAACGCAGCCTGCGGGTGCTCGACGGGGCGGTAGTCGTCTTCAGCGCCCGCGAAGGGGTCGAGGCGCAGAGCGAGACGGTCTGGCGGCAGGCGAACCGTTACCACGTGCCGCGGATCGCGTTGATCAACAAGATGGACCGCGAGGGCGCCAACTGGGAAGAGGTGTTGAGCGAGATCGAGTCGCGGCTCGGCGCCAAGCCCGTCGCGATCCAGATCCCGGCGGGACAGGGGCCGCCGCACGTCGCCAACCCGTTCCGAGGGATCATCGACCTCATCAAGCAGAAGCTGATCACGTTCCCCGGCGGCAAGGACAGCCGCGAGGTGGTCGAGTCGCCGATCCCCGACGAGTTCGCCGACGACGCGGCCCTGTACCGCGACCAGATGCTCGAGCAGCTTTATGGTTACTCCGATGAGCTGATGGAGCTGGCGCTCGGCGGCGAAGAGATCCCCGAGGCCCTGATCCGCAAGGTGCTGCGCTCGGCGACGGTTCACTTGCAGATACAGCCCGTGCTGTGCGGCTCGGCGCTGCACGGCATGGGCGTCGAGCCGCTGCTCGACGCGGTCGCGGCGTACCTGCCCCATCCGCTAGAGATGCCGCCCGTCGAGGGCGTTGATCCCACGGGCAAAGCGGTCAAAGGGAAATCCAAACGGCGAGCCGGGAGCGTCAGCGACCGGAGTTCCGGAGGCGAGGAAAGCCCCGAAGGGGGTGAGCCCGTGAAGAAGCTCGTCCGCAAGCCCGACATCGCCGAGCCATTCTGCGGGTTGGTGTTCAAGATCCTGCCCTACAAGACGGGCGACCTTTATTGGGTCCGCGTCTACTCGGGCGAGCTCAAGCCCAACAGCCGCGTGCTGAACCCGGGGAAGGATCTCAAGGAGAACGTCGCGCAGATCTGGCGGATTCATGCGTCGAAGAAAGATGAGCAGCTCGACCACGCCGAGGCGGGCGATATCGTCGCGCTGTTGGGACTGCGGGACTCGGTGACGGGCGACACGCTCTGCGACACCCGCACGCCGATCCTGCTCGAGTCGATTGAGTTCCCCGACACGGTAATCTCGATGGCGATCGAGGCCGAGAACTCCGAGGAGAAGAAGAAGCTCGCCGGCGTGCTCGAGATGCTCCGCAAGCAGGACCCGACGTTTCGTGCGATCGAGAACGAAGAGACCGGCGAGACGCTGATTTCCGGCATGGGCGAGCTGCACCTGGAGGTGATCCAGCACCGCCTAGCCCGCGACTTCGGCCTCAAGTTCCGCGCCCGCCAGCCGCGCGTCAGCTACCGCGAGTCGGTCGCCCGAAAGGTCGAAGTCACCGGCGAGTGCAACCGCAACACAAACGGCGTGCAGCACACGGCCGCTGTGCGGCTACGCGTCGAGCCGTTCACGCCGACCGGCCCGCTCGCGCACGTCGCGCCGCCGGTGGTGGTGTCGGTCGATCCCGCGGCCGCGACGACGGGCGGCCTGACGAGCGAGTTCGTGAATCTCGTCGTCGAAGAACTCGAGAGCGCGACCGAGGGGGGCGGCACGCTGGGCTTTCCGCTGTTGCGGCTCAAGGTGACGGTGCTGGGCGGCGAGGTCCACGAGACCGACTCCACTGACATCGCGTTCCGCACCGCGGCGTCGCTGGCGTTCGACAAGGGCCTGCGCGAAGCGGGCGTTGTGATGCTCGAGCCGATCATGGCCCTGCAGATCACCACGCCCGACGAACACATGGGCGATCTCGTGGGCGATCTCCAGCAACGCCGCGCGATGATCGAGCGCACCGAACAACGCGGCGGCGCGACCGTCATCCACGCCCAAGCGCCGCTGGCGAACCTCTTCGGCTACTCCAGCGCGATGCGCTCGCTGAGCCAGGGCAGGGCGGGTTGCAGCATGACCCCGAGCGACTACGCCCCCGCGCCCGACGACGTGGTGCAGAAGTTCCTCGGGGAGTGA
- a CDS encoding alpha/beta hydrolase: MAFSRIATTKRWARIVAVVVALLVALGFVAIWIAGGRIAAPAQREVGPPPAGFVERTTVFTSGTAPSMAGWWFHADEPRATVLLLHALRGDRRAMVGRAQLLVDAGYDAVVIDLQAHGERHGGAITFGAKERDDVIEAVQLIRRTAPGRPIAIIGWSLGGAAAVLAGSLGVDAMVLESVYPTIDRAIANRLSMRAGSLGAAAAPLFTLQLPLRLGMSAAELRPIDKIGEIGCPLLVLSGEADPRTTAKETRSLFAEAAEPKRLELFPDAGHVDLLESDPMLWKAAVLSFLEEFLTHEGHSNL; this comes from the coding sequence ATGGCGTTCTCTAGGATTGCGACGACGAAGCGTTGGGCGCGAATCGTCGCGGTAGTGGTCGCCCTTCTTGTTGCGCTCGGCTTCGTTGCCATTTGGATCGCGGGCGGGAGGATCGCGGCGCCGGCTCAGCGTGAGGTTGGTCCGCCGCCTGCGGGTTTTGTGGAGCGGACGACGGTCTTCACTAGTGGCACGGCGCCGTCGATGGCGGGGTGGTGGTTTCACGCCGACGAGCCCCGGGCGACGGTGCTGTTGTTGCACGCGTTGCGGGGAGATCGCCGGGCGATGGTCGGGCGGGCTCAGTTGCTCGTCGATGCGGGCTACGACGCCGTCGTCATCGACTTACAAGCGCACGGCGAGCGTCACGGCGGGGCGATCACTTTCGGCGCTAAGGAAAGGGACGACGTTATCGAGGCGGTTCAATTGATCCGGCGCACCGCGCCCGGGCGCCCGATTGCGATCATCGGCTGGTCCCTGGGTGGGGCGGCCGCGGTCTTGGCGGGCTCCCTGGGTGTCGATGCGATGGTGCTCGAGTCGGTTTACCCTACGATTGACCGAGCCATTGCGAATCGCTTGAGCATGCGGGCCGGGTCGTTGGGGGCAGCGGCTGCGCCGCTGTTCACCTTGCAGTTGCCGTTGCGGCTGGGGATGTCGGCGGCGGAGCTCAGGCCGATCGATAAGATCGGCGAGATAGGCTGCCCGCTCTTGGTACTCTCGGGCGAAGCGGACCCAAGGACAACCGCGAAGGAAACGCGATCACTCTTCGCCGAAGCGGCCGAACCGAAGCGGCTGGAGCTATTCCCGGACGCGGGGCACGTGGACCTGCTGGAGAGCGATCCAATGCTGTGGAAGGCGGCCGTCTTGTCCTTTCTTGAAGAGTTTTTGACACATGAAGGCCATTCAAACCTCTAG